CTATTTCTCCTTGCGGATCACCCAAATTATGACTATTTTAAACTTCTTTATTTTGATAAATAGTTTTTGATTTAATGATAACAAAAGGCAAAATACTCTGGGTCGATGATGAAATTGAACTGCTGCGCTCTCATATTATTTTTTTAGAAGAGAGAGGGTATAAGGTTGAGCAGGTAACCAACGCCGATGACGCCATCGCGTTGATTTCACAACAAAGTTTTGACATGGTCCTGCTTGACGAAATGATGCCCGGCAAAGACGGCTTGACGGCTTTGGGGGAAATTAAAGAAAGCCATCCTTTCTTGCCGGTTGTGATGGTTACCAAGAGTGAGGAAGAATCACTCATGGAAAATGCCATTGGCGGCAAAATTGATGATTATTTGACCAAACCGGTGAACCCGAGCCAAATACTTTTGACCTGTAAAAGAATTCTGGAAAGTAAAAAAATTACCGGCGAACGCATTTCTAGAGATTACATTTCCGAGTTTAACGAAATTTCACAATCTCTTTTGGGGCCTCTCGATTGGCGGGATTGGATAAAAATTCATACCCGGCTTTCAGTGTGGGAGGTCGAAACCGATCAACACCGCGATTTGGGGCTCAAGCAGACTTTGCGGGATCAAGAGCGCGACTGCAATGTTGAATTCGCAAAATTCGTCGAGAATAATTATCCTCTGTGGCTCCACAACTCCGAGGATCCGCCGCCTTTTTCGACGGATCTGATAGAGAGGTATCTGGCCCCTCTTTTGCAAGAGAATCGAAAAGTTGTCTTTTTGGTGATCGACAACCTGCGAACGGACCAGTGGTTTGCAATCGAGCCGCTGCTCTATCCTTATTTTAATATAAAAAAAGACTTCTATTTCTCCATTCTGCCCACTGCGACTCCGTTTTCAAGAAATGCGATTTTTAGCGGACTCTTCCCAAGTGAAATTGAAGAGCGGCACCCCGAACTTTGGAAGCAAGGCGATGATGATGAACGGAGTTTAAATCGATTCGAGCATCAGTTGCTGGATTTAAAATTGAAGGATTTGGGAATCGATTTAAAACCGGCTTCAAAATATGTTAAAATCATCGATGTAAAGGAGGCTCGGAATACCGTAAACAAGATTTCCTCATACTCAAATATTCCTTTATTGGCAATCGTTGTAAATTTTGTGGACATTTTGGCCCACAGCCGAAGCGATTCGGAAGTCCTGCGCGAAATAACGCCCGATGAGTCTGCTTATCGCTCGCTAACGAAGTCCTGGTTCGAACATTCGTATATATTTCAAATTATCAAGGAGCTTGCCAAACGGAAAAACACGGTTATAATTACCACAGATCACGGCAGCATTCGCTGCATGCGCGGCGCTAAAGTTAAAGGAGACCGCGAGACTTCAAAAAATCTCCGCTACAAATTTGGCAGGAATGTCAAAGCCGACCCAAAGCAAGCGATTATTGTAAAGGATCCGGCGGTCTATAAGTTGCCCGCCAGGGGAATTAACTCAAATTATTTGATCGCAAAGGAAGATTATTATTTTGTTTATCCGACGAACTATCACCATTATTTGAATCATTACCGGGATAGTTTGCAGCACGGCGGTGTTTCAATGGAGGAAATGATTTTGCCGGTCGTGACATTGGAGCCGAAGAGTGAGTAGTCCCGAGCAGAGTTTTGGTTCGACTGCCACAATGAACAAAGAAGAAAAACAACTCATAATCTCAAACAGCGCCGAAGAAACCGAGCAATTTGGTCACAAACTGGCGCAGCAATTAAAGCCGGGCGATTTGCTGGCATTTTTCGGTGACCTCGGTAGCGGCAAAACAACTTTGATTAAGGGGATTTGTAAGGGCCTGGAAGTTGAAGCAGACATTACGAGTCCAACGTTTACTCTAATTCATGAATACTCAGGACGGTTGCCGGTTTACCACTTTGACTTTTACCGAATCGCGAATTCGCATGAAGTTTGGGAACTGGGCGGCGATGAGTATTTCTATGGTGAGGGCGTTTGTCTGATCGAATGGGCGGACAAAATTCAGGATTTATTGCCGGAAAGCAGGATAGAAATTCACTTAATCAATTGCTTCGAAGAAGGTTTGCAGAACAGCCGGGAAATTAAAGTTACTCGGACATGAAACTTCTAACCATCGACACAGCCACTGAAACCTGCGGGGTCGCTTTAACTGAAGACACTCAACTTGTGACCGATTTTCGGATCAATAAGAAGAATGTCCATAACGAGAGGCTTGTTTCTACTATTCAGCAGTTGCTTGGGGGAGTTGGTTGGCAATTGAGCGATTTAGAGGGCATCATTTTTTCTAAAGGACCGGGCTCGTTTACGGGTCTGCGAATTGGGATTTCAGTCAGCAAGGGTCTGTCATTTTCGCTCGGCATTCCGATTGTTGGCGTCAATACGCTGGATGCTTTGGCTTTTGGCGCGCCAGCCTGGGCGAATAAAATTTGTGCGGTGATCAAAGCACGGGAAAAAGAAGTTTATTTTTCGCTTTATGAAAAATCCTTGACCAGCTTCGAGAGATGTTCCGGATATGAAATTATTCATTTGGAGAAATTGCCTGAAAAATTAAATGGTAAAACTCTGGTTGTTTCGAATCCGGCAGATTTAGTTTCTTCTGTTATGAATAAAGAAACTGTGATAGCGCCTTCAGAGTATTCATTATTAAAACCACTCACCATAGCCGAGTTAGGATTTAAGAAATTTGAGGTGAATGAAGTCGAAATTCCGGAAACTGCAGAACCATTTTATTTAAAGGATTTTACACCCAAAAGAAAAGTTTATTATGCTGAGCAGTGAGTCCACACTAGTACAAAAACCGGGTTCTAATTATGAAACTATTTGTATAAACATCCGTGAAATGCAGGTTGACGATTTGGCTAGAGTGTCTGAATTAGAAGAACAGGTATTTCCCAATGTCCGCTCGAAAAATAATATTGCGGACGAAGTTCTTGAAAATTCGCTTTCATTTGCTTATGTTGTTGAAAAGGATCACTTGGTTATCGGGTATGCAATTTTTTGGCGGGCGGACACCGAGGCGCATTTAGTAGATTTCGCCGTTGATAAAAATCACCGTAGAAAAAAGATTGGCAGTTCACTGCTTAGCTACCTAATTAAAGATTGGAAGTTAAGAAAGGTTCAAACGGGGCATTTGGAAGTCCGGCGGTCAAACCTTGCTGCCCGGAATATGTATCTTAAATACGGATTCGAGGTAACCGGCGTGCGAAAAAATTATTATTCAAAAGAGAAAGAAGATGCAATTTTGATGAGTATCTCTTTAAGGAGGGCTTAGTCATATGGATTGGTTCAAACGAGCAAAAGAGGGCCTAAAGCCACAAAAGAAAAAAGAGATCCCGGATCTCTGGGTTAAATGCGACGGTTGCTCGGAAATCATTTATAAACCGGAATTAGAAAAAAACTTTTATGTCTGTACAAACTGCCAATTCCATTTCAGAATCAAAAGTTCAGATTATGTCAAGCACCTGTTGGATGATAATAAATTTGAGGAATTCGATACCAAACTTTCATCTGTTGATTTCCTTAAATTTAAAGCACGAAAAAAATATTCTGACCAAATTAAGGACAGTAAAAAAAAGACCGGCATAAACGACGCGGTCCGAACCGGTCTCGGAAAAATCTATGGCAATTCAGTGGTGTTCTGTGTCATGGATTTCAATTTTATTGGCGGAAGCATGGGCTCAGTGGTTGGCGAAAAATTGGCGCGTGCCATTAAACAGGCCCTGGAGCGCAGACTGCCTCTGATCATTATTTCGGCTTCCGGGGGTGCCCGCATGATGGAGAGCGTGCTTTCTCTTATGCAGATGGCCAAGACCTCCGCATTCCTTGCCAAATTCTCCAATGCGGGTCTGCTTTACATTTCTATTTTGACCGATCCGACAACTGGCGGGGTAACGGCGAGTTATGCCATGCTTGGCGATATTATTTTAGCTGAGCCCGGCGCTTTGATTGGATTTGCCGGACCGCGTGTGATTAAACAAACCATCGGCCAGGATTTGCCGGACGGTTTTCAGCGGTCAGAGTTCCAGCTTAAACACGGCTTTTTAGATGCGGTGATTGGCCGAGATGAAATGAAGGCAAAATTAAAAGAGATTCTGGAATTTGCCACCGACACCGAAATTTCGGATTCTGAAAATGGCGAATTGAATGC
This genomic stretch from candidate division KSB1 bacterium harbors:
- a CDS encoding response regulator, producing the protein MITKGKILWVDDEIELLRSHIIFLEERGYKVEQVTNADDAIALISQQSFDMVLLDEMMPGKDGLTALGEIKESHPFLPVVMVTKSEEESLMENAIGGKIDDYLTKPVNPSQILLTCKRILESKKITGERISRDYISEFNEISQSLLGPLDWRDWIKIHTRLSVWEVETDQHRDLGLKQTLRDQERDCNVEFAKFVENNYPLWLHNSEDPPPFSTDLIERYLAPLLQENRKVVFLVIDNLRTDQWFAIEPLLYPYFNIKKDFYFSILPTATPFSRNAIFSGLFPSEIEERHPELWKQGDDDERSLNRFEHQLLDLKLKDLGIDLKPASKYVKIIDVKEARNTVNKISSYSNIPLLAIVVNFVDILAHSRSDSEVLREITPDESAYRSLTKSWFEHSYIFQIIKELAKRKNTVIITTDHGSIRCMRGAKVKGDRETSKNLRYKFGRNVKADPKQAIIVKDPAVYKLPARGINSNYLIAKEDYYFVYPTNYHHYLNHYRDSLQHGGVSMEEMILPVVTLEPKSE
- the tsaE gene encoding tRNA (adenosine(37)-N6)-threonylcarbamoyltransferase complex ATPase subunit type 1 TsaE, giving the protein MNKEEKQLIISNSAEETEQFGHKLAQQLKPGDLLAFFGDLGSGKTTLIKGICKGLEVEADITSPTFTLIHEYSGRLPVYHFDFYRIANSHEVWELGGDEYFYGEGVCLIEWADKIQDLLPESRIEIHLINCFEEGLQNSREIKVTRT
- the tsaB gene encoding tRNA (adenosine(37)-N6)-threonylcarbamoyltransferase complex dimerization subunit type 1 TsaB, with the protein product MKLLTIDTATETCGVALTEDTQLVTDFRINKKNVHNERLVSTIQQLLGGVGWQLSDLEGIIFSKGPGSFTGLRIGISVSKGLSFSLGIPIVGVNTLDALAFGAPAWANKICAVIKAREKEVYFSLYEKSLTSFERCSGYEIIHLEKLPEKLNGKTLVVSNPADLVSSVMNKETVIAPSEYSLLKPLTIAELGFKKFEVNEVEIPETAEPFYLKDFTPKRKVYYAEQ
- the rimI gene encoding ribosomal protein S18-alanine N-acetyltransferase, with product MLSSESTLVQKPGSNYETICINIREMQVDDLARVSELEEQVFPNVRSKNNIADEVLENSLSFAYVVEKDHLVIGYAIFWRADTEAHLVDFAVDKNHRRKKIGSSLLSYLIKDWKLRKVQTGHLEVRRSNLAARNMYLKYGFEVTGVRKNYYSKEKEDAILMSISLRRA
- a CDS encoding acetyl-CoA carboxylase carboxyltransferase subunit beta; amino-acid sequence: MDWFKRAKEGLKPQKKKEIPDLWVKCDGCSEIIYKPELEKNFYVCTNCQFHFRIKSSDYVKHLLDDNKFEEFDTKLSSVDFLKFKARKKYSDQIKDSKKKTGINDAVRTGLGKIYGNSVVFCVMDFNFIGGSMGSVVGEKLARAIKQALERRLPLIIISASGGARMMESVLSLMQMAKTSAFLAKFSNAGLLYISILTDPTTGGVTASYAMLGDIILAEPGALIGFAGPRVIKQTIGQDLPDGFQRSEFQLKHGFLDAVIGRDEMKAKLKEILEFATDTEISDSENGELNAENVEDVKGTPDVKIGKVDDEAVKN